The Eleutherodactylus coqui strain aEleCoq1 chromosome 10, aEleCoq1.hap1, whole genome shotgun sequence genome contains the following window.
CAATATTTAGTTATTATGGAGAATTTGCGTTATAATAGTTTTAGTACATACACTATCAGTCAcacgttttagaacacctcaatttttccagttattttttacgTTAACATAATTCAAATCCAGCAAATAACATGAAatagttcaaaagtaagttaaaaacttACTTATTAAATTTTAACCTTAAACTCAATAGTCagaatttattattttaaccaaagggcttttttcaggAAACACAAGGACagttgctctgcagcacagaaagctcaTTATCacttgaaattggatgcaaactattcctacagattgtctcaacttttgtagattactttcaaaccctctgattctatataaccagtgttggaacagactgcattacaacaccctctagggcaggatttggatggttttgctcttcaggacagaatacattgctatcataatgacaAGATacaggcaattaaccaaagaagacagactGACAATTATtacccttagaagtgtaggtctgtcctacagagaaatcgCCAAACAAGcaaaggtggcagtcagtaccatttttctataccatcaaaaggcacttggaagaAACTCTGACAAAAAGAGGTCTGGAAGACCAAAGGCCACTAAAAAATAAgataagtttttgagagtcaacagtttgtgtgATCGGTGCCGTACACCACAAAACCTTCAAGCACAgcaggtagagtatcagtaagaaagtccCTGGTAATATGGCAAAATTAAAAAGACTTGCATGGgtagcacctccagtggactactgaagagtggaaaaAGATTTTATGGGCTGATGAATGAAAATTCAAAATCTTTGGTACATCATGCAGAGTTTTTAACCTGTcaagtaggtgaaaggatggttcctgagtgtgtgacaccagcTGTCAAACATGGTGGAGGAAGCATGAGTGTCCGGGGCTCTTCTGCTGGATCTAGAGTTAGCAATTTGCACAGAGTGACTGAGACACTCGACAAAGAGGGCTACTACCGCATTTTTTATCCCATGGAATACCCTACGGTGTACACCTAGTTGGTCAAGGGTTCATATTACagtaagacaatgatccaaaacatacttctcgGTCATGTCAAAAATACTACAAGACAAGAAGACGATAGGCTACAAAAAAATAGAATGACCTGCACAGTCTCCaaacttaaaccccattgagcttgttttggatgaactggacagaaagggaaaagcaaagcaacctacaaatgtagcacatttgtgggaacgtCTGTAACAATGCCAGGAAGAGATTTCTGATTAATATCTGAATGGAATTGTAGAAATAATGCCTTGATTGTGTAAATCTGTTACATCAGCTAGAGGAGGCTACTATGAAGAGTCAAAAATGTGGATTTAATTTCGTGAAACAAAGctaatttcaaagtacatttgtaagaataaactgtgtaaatatcaataaaaactggaaaaactgaGATGTTCTAAAACATTTGACCGGTAGTGTATGGCCACATTAttttaaagaagacctgtcacAGGATTATATTATTAGTGGGCTAGTTGTATGTCTCTGCTGACTCTATTCCTgtttttgtaatatatatacactcctccCTTTGTTCATAAAGATTCTTCTTAGGTCCAGCTCCCAGAACTCTCAGAGTCTAAAGTTGGCGGTTCCCACCACTCACAATGTGTGACATCAGACTCTTAATcaagtctgacatcacccattgagaATGAGCTCAgtggagaccacccacttgacacattgagatTGTCGGGAATCGGACCAAGAAAAGTCCATGCCAGTGAAGGGAGATGAATAtgatgaaaaatgaaaaacagggAATGAGTCAGTGGGGCCGTGCCTGCAGAGTCATGAAGCTAGCCCCACTAATTATAGCCTACGATGGGTCCTCTTTAACAATGTCTTACTGTGCTGTAACATGATACTAaatgtattttccttttttttcagcaaCATTGATATGATGATTGGTGGATCCTTTTTGCATTTAATTGTGTGCTTGGCTTATCTCTCAGTCACTGCTTCAGAACTTCCAATTCTAGAGTTTGTGACCCAACAAACATTGACTTTAACTCCATCTCAATTTACAGCCAATGGTACTACAGAGTTAACTACAGTCTGCACAGAGAAGTGCATCTGGCATGAGTCTCAGCCAGAGGCATTTACTATCAATCATCAACTTGACTATGAGACTGCATACCTAAATGGCAGCCGCACACTGACAACAGTAACAGTACGAATACCTCAGagcaatataaaaaagaaaaaacacaggaatgTTAAACTGATACGGCCTCGCAGGCAAATCTATGGACCAGATATCCGTTTTTCCATCAGAAGTCATCGCTTTCTTAGAGATTTCCCTTTTGCAGCTGCTGTTCAGGTGTCCACAGGTTGCACAGGTGTGTTAGTAACTGAACGTCATGTTTTAACAGCAGCTCACTGTATTCATGATGGTCATGACTATGTTAAAGGAACACATAAGCTACGAGTTGGTTTCCTAAGGCCAGGAGTCCAAACTTCTCTGCGTTGGGTACGTGTTAAAAGCACAAAGATACCTCGAGGATGGATTGGTGCCCCAATAGAACTTAGTATGGATTATGATTATGCGTTGCTGGAGCTACGACGGGCACAACCCCAGCCTCATATGCACCTCGCTGCCTCTCCACCTTTGGAGAAGTTGGCTGGAAGAAGGGTACACTTTTCTGGCTTTGACAGTGACCGACCTGGTGAACTGGTCTACAGGTCATGCAGAGTGAAACAGCAGACGGTACATTTGCTCTATCAGCACTGTGATGCTCGCCCAGGTGCCAGTGGATCGGGTGTTTATGGACGACTACGTCGTGGTGGCCGCTGGGAGAGGAAAGTTATTGGTGTGTTCTCAGGGCACCAGTGGGTTGAAGTTTCTGGAGAACCAAGAGAATATAATGTTGCAGTCAGATTGACTCCCcctaaatatgcacaaatttgcTATTGGATACGTGGAACCAATGCTAGTTGTCACTATGAATGAATATGGCTATGACAGAAGATTAATTAAATTAACTTGAAAAAGAATGGCAACAATAGTTTAACAACTTGGAATCTCACAGGAATGCAAACCTAGCTATGTGTATAACTTAAAGGGCTATTCTGGTGATTttgtttcattcattatgtaactttccccccagtatatatataagtGAGTTAGTAtcatcttggttagttattcctttctttctgaaaactcctggcctccttctcctcagatggtcatgtgatctcagttctgaccagctcagatttacttgggattATGctatctgaaactagtcaatttctcagtctatgTGATGCTGTTGGAGGGACTCTAGCAGAGAAACTGTCTAGAGTGGGATACAAgctctcctatcacagttactgaagatgatcacacagctcctgtcacacagtaataatagaggagatcacagctcatactcctgactgtatacgtatggtgtatagcttatttaggtcaacatagaaggtaatgatagttatcattatcttctatattcacctaaataaggtaTTTAGAATTACAGCCACTATAATTAAGCTATAAGATAATTATAATTACACTGTCCCATCCCACAGATAGAAAAGGTTACAATCTCGATCCAATGCCGTGGTAAGGCATCATGGGAAAAAtatgaaaatgaaacaaaaaatctcaccataaagatggtgcctgataactttcagacaggaggctgcacttcagggaagtggctgcaatatccagaggaaacctccacagtgtgataggcaatcaggtgaggcggcagggatggaaaaatgtgatttCACTGGAGTGGTACTTTAATTTTAATTCGATCACGGAGCCTGAAGCTGGAAGCTAATTTGGATATtttcaatgaaaaaaataaatatatatctatCCGTAATAGTCAGACAAAATTGCAATTCCTTCTGCCCTAGTCTAAAACTAATCATCTAGCATGCCTCAGTAGAGAATACTCTGCTCGCAGATTCTCTTATCTTCTATGGAAACATCCAATATTCAAACATTTAAAGCTGATAACTATTTGACGCTACAGTGTGCCAACTG
Protein-coding sequences here:
- the LOC136580375 gene encoding serine protease 23-like, producing MMIGGSFLHLIVCLAYLSVTASELPILEFVTQQTLTLTPSQFTANGTTELTTVCTEKCIWHESQPEAFTINHQLDYETAYLNGSRTLTTVTVRIPQSNIKKKKHRNVKLIRPRRQIYGPDIRFSIRSHRFLRDFPFAAAVQVSTGCTGVLVTERHVLTAAHCIHDGHDYVKGTHKLRVGFLRPGVQTSLRWVRVKSTKIPRGWIGAPIELSMDYDYALLELRRAQPQPHMHLAASPPLEKLAGRRVHFSGFDSDRPGELVYRSCRVKQQTVHLLYQHCDARPGASGSGVYGRLRRGGRWERKVIGVFSGHQWVEVSGEPREYNVAVRLTPPKYAQICYWIRGTNASCHYE